In Fluviicola taffensis DSM 16823, the following are encoded in one genomic region:
- a CDS encoding ABC transporter ATP-binding protein, giving the protein MAKQSKIDFRIFKRLLKFAKPYSGLLILALICTILLSIIGPLRPMIIGNTVEQYLVKTQNASLFLKWILIVAGMLLFEGLLQFLTTFFSNFMAQSVIRDIRVTVFNHLSTFRMQFFDRSPVGGLVTRVVSDIEAISEVFSSGLIDILGDLLMLIVVLTLMFLSNWQLSLMALIPIPILILATRIFAKAMRKSFQQEGTAVHRLNSFVQERLTGMNIVQIFGREKKEYQSFQEANKTHRQAHVNAVWAFSIFFPVVEFLSSLSIALLIVWAAFSMTGKRIDDNQLFGTVFSFTLWIQMLFRPIRMLADKFNILQRGIVRADKVFELLDTQDHVQESGTIEICDFEQPLKFEHVSFAYKEEDWVLKDINLIIQPKETIAFVGATGAGKTSIVNLLSRFYEYQKGTIHIGEVELREIHMDTLRKNIAIVLQDVFLFSDTIHNNITLGNEEITREEVIAAAKAVGADSFIEKLPNGYDYQVGERGGVLSVGQRQLLAFIRAYVYNPHILILDEATSSVDNESELLIQQATERLTKGRTSIVIAHRLSTIQAANKIIVLDKGEIQEIGSHEELLRKDGLYKKLHSMQFSKQ; this is encoded by the coding sequence ATGGCTAAACAAAGCAAAATTGATTTCCGAATTTTCAAACGCTTATTAAAGTTTGCAAAGCCCTATTCTGGACTTTTAATTTTAGCCCTTATTTGCACCATTCTCCTTTCAATTATTGGTCCTTTACGTCCAATGATCATTGGAAATACCGTAGAGCAATACTTAGTTAAAACCCAAAATGCATCGCTCTTTTTGAAATGGATTCTTATTGTAGCAGGAATGTTATTATTCGAAGGATTGCTGCAATTTTTGACCACTTTCTTCTCCAATTTCATGGCGCAATCCGTTATTCGAGATATTCGAGTAACCGTTTTCAATCATTTATCTACTTTCCGAATGCAATTCTTCGATCGTTCGCCTGTTGGTGGATTGGTTACTCGGGTTGTTTCAGATATTGAAGCCATCTCCGAAGTTTTCTCTTCAGGTCTCATCGATATTTTAGGCGATTTATTGATGCTGATTGTCGTTTTAACGCTGATGTTTTTAAGCAATTGGCAATTGTCTTTAATGGCATTGATTCCCATTCCGATATTGATTTTGGCAACGCGAATTTTTGCGAAAGCCATGCGAAAAAGCTTTCAACAAGAAGGAACGGCGGTTCATCGCTTGAACTCATTTGTTCAGGAACGTTTGACAGGAATGAACATTGTTCAAATATTTGGACGAGAAAAAAAGGAATATCAATCCTTTCAAGAAGCGAATAAAACGCATCGCCAAGCACATGTAAATGCAGTTTGGGCATTCTCAATTTTCTTTCCTGTGGTTGAATTTTTGAGTTCACTATCTATTGCCTTATTAATTGTTTGGGCAGCATTTTCAATGACTGGAAAAAGAATAGATGACAATCAATTATTTGGTACCGTATTCAGTTTCACCCTTTGGATTCAAATGCTATTCCGACCAATTCGGATGCTAGCAGATAAATTCAATATTTTACAACGAGGAATAGTTCGAGCAGATAAAGTATTTGAATTATTGGATACACAAGATCATGTGCAAGAATCTGGAACGATTGAGATTTGCGATTTTGAACAACCTTTGAAATTTGAACACGTATCTTTCGCTTACAAGGAAGAAGATTGGGTACTGAAAGACATTAATCTGATTATTCAACCAAAAGAAACAATAGCATTTGTTGGTGCAACAGGAGCAGGAAAAACGTCAATTGTCAATCTATTGAGTCGTTTTTATGAATATCAGAAAGGAACTATTCATATTGGAGAAGTTGAATTGCGCGAAATTCACATGGATACTTTACGAAAAAACATTGCAATTGTACTTCAAGATGTATTCTTGTTTTCCGACACGATTCACAACAATATTACCTTAGGTAATGAGGAGATTACCCGCGAAGAAGTTATCGCAGCAGCAAAAGCAGTTGGAGCCGATAGTTTCATTGAAAAATTACCAAATGGCTACGATTACCAAGTGGGTGAACGCGGAGGAGTGCTTTCTGTTGGACAACGACAATTGCTCGCTTTCATTCGAGCTTATGTTTACAATCCACACATTTTGATTTTGGACGAAGCAACTTCAAGCGTTGACAACGAATCTGAATTATTGATTCAACAAGCCACTGAAAGATTAACCAAGGGAAGAACTTCCATCGTTATTGCACACCGATTATCTACCATACAAGCGGCAAATAAAATCATTGTCCTTGACAAAGGTGAAATTCAAGAAATTGGATCTCACGAAGAATTATTACGCAAAGATGGTTTGTACAAAAAGCTGCATTCCATGCAATTTTCAAAGCAATGA
- a CDS encoding YjjG family noncanonical pyrimidine nucleotidase, which translates to MKIRQLFFDLDRTLWDFETNSRFALQQLYDDLKLGDTIDHFRHFHHTYIKINADLWQKYGNGKLTKEELRDNRFKQTLAHHGINNNELAQQMSDGYIELSPQQTNLFPGAVEMLESLREQDYSLHIITNGFKEVQHIKLAKSGISQFFKTVLCSEEIGVTKPHREIFQEAQRLTSCKREHAIMIGDDFKADIIGALNAGWTAIHFDPEHRYKKERNVPRIRELLEIPEVVNLLPIVGN; encoded by the coding sequence ATGAAAATTCGTCAGTTATTTTTTGACCTTGACAGAACCCTGTGGGATTTTGAAACCAATTCGCGTTTCGCATTACAGCAGTTGTATGATGATTTAAAGTTGGGGGATACCATTGATCATTTCAGACATTTTCACCATACGTATATCAAGATCAATGCAGATTTGTGGCAAAAATATGGGAATGGAAAATTGACGAAGGAAGAATTGCGGGATAATCGTTTCAAACAAACCCTAGCTCATCACGGAATTAACAACAATGAGCTCGCACAACAAATGAGTGATGGTTATATTGAATTATCGCCTCAGCAAACAAACCTGTTTCCTGGAGCTGTTGAAATGTTGGAATCTTTACGAGAACAGGATTATTCGTTACACATCATTACGAATGGGTTCAAAGAAGTACAGCACATTAAATTGGCAAAAAGCGGAATTAGTCAGTTTTTCAAAACAGTTCTATGTTCAGAAGAAATTGGCGTTACAAAACCGCATCGCGAAATTTTTCAAGAAGCACAGCGATTAACATCTTGCAAAAGAGAACATGCCATTATGATCGGTGATGATTTCAAAGCAGATATCATTGGAGCTTTAAACGCGGGTTGGACTGCCATTCATTTTGATCCAGAGCACAGGTACAAAAAAGAACGAAATGTTCCACGCATTCGTGAACTGTTGGAAATACCTGAAGTGGTAAATTTGTTGCCGATTGTTGGGAATTAA
- a CDS encoding DEAD/DEAH box helicase, which produces MSFSSFGLSPFLLQALTEMTYEKPTPIQELAIPAILTGKDVLGIAPTGSGKTASYVLPVLAQLSKVEKAKNRHIQSLILVPTRELAIQVEEVFKSFAHKLPEPLKVKAVYGGVSINPQMKAMMGVSILIATPGRLIELAESNAIHLSTLKSLVLDEADKLLNLDFQEEMKRILSWIPKKRQNLLFSATLNDKVSEITQLILHEPIVLKIENEEDSVELIQQTAYRVSDERKGPLLRYLIRSRNMKQVLIFTSSTFKADQVVEKLRKNNIDAQAIHSKKSQDARNKVLRNFKAGHLKVLVATDLISRGIDIEFLPFVINYELPRSPKDYVHRIGRTGRAESTGEALTFVTPEDEHHFKIIQKKMGKQVPFEETDGLDLNA; this is translated from the coding sequence ATGTCTTTTTCTTCTTTCGGCTTATCGCCTTTTTTACTTCAAGCTTTAACCGAAATGACCTACGAGAAGCCTACTCCGATTCAGGAATTGGCTATTCCAGCTATTTTAACTGGAAAAGATGTGCTAGGAATTGCCCCAACAGGCTCTGGAAAAACAGCGAGTTATGTACTCCCTGTTTTAGCACAACTATCTAAAGTTGAAAAAGCAAAAAACCGACATATTCAATCGCTTATTTTAGTTCCAACGCGTGAATTAGCGATTCAAGTGGAAGAAGTCTTCAAATCTTTTGCACATAAACTTCCTGAACCATTAAAAGTGAAAGCTGTTTACGGAGGTGTTTCCATCAATCCGCAAATGAAGGCAATGATGGGAGTTTCTATTCTCATCGCAACTCCTGGTCGTTTGATTGAACTCGCTGAATCCAATGCAATTCACTTAAGTACTTTAAAGTCTTTGGTTTTAGATGAGGCAGATAAATTGCTGAACTTGGATTTTCAAGAGGAAATGAAACGCATTTTGAGCTGGATCCCGAAGAAAAGACAGAATTTATTGTTTTCGGCAACTCTGAATGACAAAGTTTCTGAAATCACTCAATTGATTTTGCATGAACCAATCGTACTCAAAATTGAAAATGAAGAGGATTCGGTTGAGCTAATCCAGCAAACAGCTTACCGTGTTTCCGATGAGCGAAAAGGCCCGTTGTTGCGTTATTTGATTCGGTCTCGCAATATGAAACAAGTGTTGATTTTCACGAGTTCTACATTCAAAGCAGATCAAGTAGTTGAAAAGCTTCGTAAAAATAACATTGATGCGCAAGCCATTCACAGTAAGAAAAGTCAGGATGCGCGAAATAAAGTCCTCCGTAATTTCAAAGCGGGACATTTGAAAGTGTTGGTCGCCACAGATTTGATCTCTCGTGGAATCGATATCGAATTTTTACCCTTCGTAATTAACTACGAATTACCGCGCTCTCCCAAAGATTATGTACACCGCATTGGTCGTACAGGAAGAGCGGAATCAACTGGTGAGGCATTGACTTTTGTAACACCAGAAGACGAACATCATTTTAAAATTATCCAAAAGAAAATGGGAAAACAGGTTCCGTTTGAAGAAACAGACGGACTTGATTTAAACGCATAA
- a CDS encoding substrate-binding domain-containing protein, with the protein MKNELGLKIGGVPEHFNLPWRLAIEEGKFQEIGLNLHWSDMSGGTGQMIRGLETGSIDIAVLLTEGITKSILQGLDAKILQVYVVSPLSWGIHVPKNGAIKKPEDIENQTFAISRYGSGSHLMAYVMADQYGWNLEGLKFNVIGDVYGGLWALGNKEAEAFLWEKYTTSPFVEQGKCDYVGDVVTPWPCFVIAARTEVAEKHADLLKQMCEIVNQKASEVKAHPDSAEIISWRYNLPLDQVKNWLNETDWNYKGIEYPLAFEKTTKYLKQLNLLTEEEAEGWKEKLFV; encoded by the coding sequence ATGAAAAACGAATTAGGCCTAAAAATAGGTGGTGTTCCCGAACATTTTAACTTGCCATGGAGATTGGCAATTGAAGAAGGTAAATTTCAAGAAATCGGTTTAAATCTTCATTGGTCGGATATGAGCGGGGGAACTGGTCAAATGATTCGCGGTTTAGAAACTGGATCTATTGACATTGCGGTACTTTTAACAGAAGGAATTACCAAATCTATTTTACAAGGATTAGACGCAAAGATTCTTCAGGTTTATGTTGTTTCACCGTTAAGCTGGGGAATTCATGTTCCAAAAAATGGTGCAATTAAAAAACCAGAAGACATCGAAAATCAAACATTTGCCATTTCTAGATACGGATCAGGTTCACATTTGATGGCTTATGTGATGGCAGATCAATATGGTTGGAATCTGGAAGGATTAAAATTCAACGTAATTGGCGACGTTTATGGTGGTTTGTGGGCATTGGGAAACAAGGAAGCTGAAGCATTTCTATGGGAAAAATACACAACATCTCCATTTGTAGAGCAAGGGAAATGTGATTACGTTGGTGATGTAGTAACTCCATGGCCTTGTTTTGTAATTGCAGCTCGTACTGAAGTTGCCGAGAAGCATGCTGACTTATTAAAGCAAATGTGCGAAATCGTCAATCAAAAAGCAAGCGAGGTAAAAGCACATCCAGATTCAGCAGAAATCATTTCATGGCGTTATAACTTACCGTTGGATCAGGTGAAAAATTGGCTCAATGAAACAGATTGGAATTACAAAGGAATTGAGTATCCACTTGCTTTTGAAAAGACTACGAAATACTTGAAGCAATTAAATTTACTGACAGAAGAAGAAGCGGAAGGCTGGAAGGAAAAGCTGTTTGTCTAA
- the upp gene encoding uracil phosphoribosyltransferase yields the protein MVHNLGQSTSIFNTFLGELRDCTLQTDPMRFRRNLERVAEVLAYEVSKQLDYQTELVTTPLGEAEVSRLKQQPVLATILRAGLPMHQGLLNYFDRAESAFVSAYRKHKNAEDFDIHVEYLAAPSIDGKTVIISDPMLATGSSMVMVYKALLKQGKPAKVHIVAAIAAPEAIEYVKKHLPETITIWVGAIDKELTAQSYIVPGLGDAGDLAYGVKC from the coding sequence ATGGTTCACAATTTAGGTCAATCGACATCGATTTTCAATACGTTCTTGGGGGAATTAAGAGATTGCACCCTTCAAACTGATCCCATGCGATTTAGAAGGAATCTAGAGCGTGTTGCGGAGGTTTTGGCTTATGAAGTTAGCAAACAATTGGATTATCAAACAGAATTGGTGACAACTCCTTTGGGTGAAGCGGAGGTTTCAAGGTTAAAGCAACAACCTGTTTTAGCAACTATTTTACGTGCAGGATTGCCCATGCATCAAGGTTTATTGAATTACTTTGATCGCGCAGAAAGTGCTTTTGTTTCGGCTTATAGAAAACATAAGAACGCGGAAGATTTTGACATTCACGTGGAATATTTGGCTGCTCCTTCTATTGATGGAAAAACAGTAATTATTTCAGATCCAATGTTAGCAACAGGAAGTTCGATGGTCATGGTTTACAAAGCGCTTTTAAAGCAAGGGAAACCAGCTAAAGTTCATATTGTTGCAGCTATTGCAGCTCCTGAGGCTATTGAATATGTGAAAAAGCATTTACCAGAAACAATTACGATTTGGGTAGGTGCTATTGATAAAGAATTAACCGCTCAATCTTACATTGTCCCAGGTTTGGGCGATGCAGGAGATTTGGCTTATGGAGTAAAATGTTAA
- a CDS encoding KTSC domain-containing protein — MKRIALYKKLFQVEEEISLAQLKTTYRKLVKEWHPDKFQEEDPMKAEAEVKSLEIIDAYHFLVSIAPETLEQNMEEYQETINTSMIADFHYKGLTLKVTFLNGQVFEYFAVPNNVYKKLTQSATPERFARRHIFSSHTYRMASKGAVEV; from the coding sequence ATGAAACGCATTGCATTGTACAAAAAACTTTTCCAAGTAGAAGAGGAAATTAGCTTAGCTCAATTGAAAACAACTTACCGCAAGTTGGTAAAAGAATGGCATCCGGATAAATTTCAGGAAGAAGATCCGATGAAAGCAGAAGCAGAAGTGAAAAGCTTGGAAATTATCGACGCTTACCATTTTTTGGTGAGTATTGCACCAGAAACGTTGGAACAGAATATGGAGGAATATCAAGAAACGATCAATACTTCCATGATTGCTGATTTCCATTACAAAGGACTCACATTAAAAGTGACATTCTTGAATGGTCAAGTATTTGAGTATTTCGCGGTTCCAAATAACGTTTACAAAAAGTTGACACAATCAGCTACTCCAGAACGTTTTGCACGTAGACATATTTTCTCTTCTCATACTTATCGAATGGCGAGTAAAGGCGCGGTTGAGGTTTAG
- a CDS encoding ArnT family glycosyltransferase gives MQLSERIKTIDWSSLKTILFVGLIVRLIAAIFSEGYAMHDDHFLVIEAAGSWADGFDYNHWLPWNKPAGSTPEGHSFTYVGLNYLFFSGLKSLGISDPKVLMLINRFVHALFSLLIIRFGYLITEKLSSKKTATYVGWLLALLWAMPFLSVRNLVEVVSIPFLMWAVWLTLKENSKWALFYAGLLIGVAISFRYQIAIYAVGLGIYYVFKLEWRKLILMSAGSILLFVLTQGVVDYFIWGYPFAEFRGYVVYNMNEGTQYMGVNRHNYFMYFYVLFGLLLFPLGIMALVAYFKSAKKYAILFVPTVIFLLFHSWFPNRQERFILTIFPLVVILVFLGIEQLRERPFWNKFWKISWVSFWILNTPLLCVLTVMPSKQSRINTMYSLNGRVKGNERILIEATGETNPEMMPFFYSGKWNYTVTERWSLDTINPASFYTAEPKDYIFFFGQKNLEQRIDTFQVIYPKMHREAQINPSFVDKFLHGINPRNSNSYVEIWKTEVKD, from the coding sequence ATGCAACTTTCAGAAAGAATAAAAACAATTGACTGGTCTTCATTAAAAACAATCCTATTTGTGGGATTGATTGTGCGCTTAATTGCAGCCATTTTTTCAGAAGGTTATGCCATGCACGACGATCACTTTTTGGTCATTGAGGCGGCTGGCTCTTGGGCAGATGGTTTTGATTACAATCATTGGTTGCCTTGGAACAAACCAGCGGGTTCTACTCCAGAAGGCCATAGTTTTACCTATGTTGGATTGAATTACCTCTTTTTCTCAGGACTAAAGTCTCTTGGGATTTCAGATCCGAAAGTATTGATGCTCATCAATCGGTTTGTTCATGCACTCTTTTCATTGCTCATTATTCGATTTGGATATTTGATTACTGAGAAATTATCAAGTAAGAAAACAGCAACTTATGTCGGTTGGTTATTGGCACTTTTGTGGGCAATGCCTTTCTTATCAGTTAGAAACTTAGTTGAAGTGGTAAGTATTCCATTCTTGATGTGGGCAGTTTGGTTGACTTTGAAAGAAAATAGTAAATGGGCATTGTTTTATGCAGGTTTACTCATTGGAGTTGCGATTTCTTTTCGGTATCAAATTGCCATTTATGCTGTAGGGCTCGGTATTTATTATGTGTTCAAATTAGAATGGCGGAAGCTGATATTAATGTCGGCAGGTTCGATCCTTCTGTTCGTTTTAACTCAGGGTGTAGTCGATTATTTCATTTGGGGGTATCCTTTTGCAGAATTTAGAGGGTATGTGGTGTATAATATGAATGAAGGAACACAATACATGGGAGTGAATCGACACAATTACTTTATGTATTTCTATGTCCTCTTTGGATTATTGCTTTTTCCATTAGGAATAATGGCCTTAGTAGCCTATTTCAAAAGTGCTAAAAAATATGCGATTTTATTTGTGCCGACGGTTATCTTTTTACTGTTTCATTCGTGGTTTCCAAATCGTCAAGAGCGCTTTATTTTGACTATTTTCCCCTTAGTGGTTATTCTTGTTTTCTTAGGTATTGAGCAGTTAAGAGAACGTCCATTCTGGAATAAATTTTGGAAAATATCATGGGTTTCCTTTTGGATTTTGAATACTCCTTTATTGTGTGTTCTAACAGTAATGCCATCGAAGCAATCACGAATTAATACGATGTATTCTCTTAACGGAAGGGTGAAAGGAAACGAACGTATTTTGATTGAAGCTACGGGTGAAACAAATCCTGAAATGATGCCATTTTTCTATTCAGGGAAGTGGAATTATACAGTGACCGAACGTTGGAGTTTGGATACTATTAATCCAGCAAGTTTTTACACCGCAGAACCGAAGGATTATATTTTCTTCTTCGGACAAAAAAACTTGGAACAGCGAATAGATACCTTTCAAGTGATTTATCCAAAAATGCATCGTGAGGCTCAAATAAATCCCAGTTTTGTAGACAAGTTCCTACATGGGATAAATCCAAGAAATTCGAATTCTTATGTAGAAATTTGGAAAACGGAGGTGAAGGATTAA